A single region of the Dryobates pubescens isolate bDryPub1 chromosome 11, bDryPub1.pri, whole genome shotgun sequence genome encodes:
- the MCOLN2 gene encoding mucolipin-2, which produces MEISLKYLPGGRAAASGNIMAQSDLDLEETTLKEDLKFYFMNPCEKYRARRQIPWKLALQILKILMVTTQLIFFGLSNQLVVSFKEENTVAFKHLFLKGYSGVDEDDYSCSIYTQQDAYDSIFYVINQYRQLKSISLGTLGYEHEGAGLKICKQQYKKRTMLPSNDTLNIDVSTETECIFFKPQELAGKKAELKLNSSFFSLEFYRLIQVEISFKLKGIALQTIHARELPDCYAFQNTITFNNRAHSGKIKIYFDSDTDIQECKDWHIFGSVLQKNTQYILVFDGFVILSCFASLILCTRSIVLALRLQKRFVNFFREKYKRHVCDADRLEFINGWYILVIISDVMTIIGSVLKMEIKAKNLTSYDVCSILLGTSTLFVWVGVIRYLGYFQTYNVLILTMQASLPKVLRFCCCAGMIYLGYTFCGWIVLGPYHEKFEDLNTVAECLFSLVNGDDMFATFAQIQQKSMLVWLFSRLYLYSFISLFIYMILSLFIALITDAYDTIKKYQRSGFPVTDLHEFLKDHGSVDYKKERTSMSFICCSRRQQSDDNLILIN; this is translated from the exons GTACCTGCCCGGCGGACGGGCCGCAGCTAGCGG AAATATAATGGCTCAGTCAGATTTAGATCTAGAAGAGACGACTCTGAAGGAGGATTTGAAGTTTTACTTCATGAACCCATGTGAAAAATACAGAGCGAGACGCCAAATACCCTGGAAACTGGCTTTGCAGATTTTGAAGATACTTATGGTTACTACACAG cttattttttttggtttgagTAACCAGCTGGTGGTCTCATTCAAAGAGGAAAACACTGTTGCTTTTAAACACCTATTCCTGAAAGGCTATTCTGGAGTTGATGAAGATGACTACAGCTGCAGTATATATACACAGCAGGATGCTTATGATAGCATTTTTTATGTTATTAATCAG TACAGACAGTTAAAAAGCATATCCCTGGGGACCCTTGGTTATGAACATGAAGGAGCAGGTTTAAAAATCTGCAAACAGCAGTACAAGAAACGCACAATGCTTCCTTCCAACGACACGCTGAACATAGATGTTTCTACTGAAACAG aATGTATCTTTTTTAAGCCACAGGAGTTAGCTGGTAAGAAGGctgaactgaagctgaactCCTCTTTTTTCAGTCTTGAATTTTACAG GCTTATACAGGTTGAAATCTCCTTCAAGCTGAAAGGCATTGCCCTGCAGACAATCCATGCCCGTGAATTGCCTGACTGCTATGCATTTCAAAATACT ATAACTTTCAATAATAGAGCCCACAGTGGAAAAATCAAAATCTATTTTGATAGTGACACTGATATTCAAGAGTGTAAAGATTGGCACATATTTGGCTCAG TTCTCCAGAAAAACACTCAGTATATTCTAGTCTTTGATGGATTTGTTATTCTAAGTTGCTTTGCTTCTCTCATCCTCTGTACAAGATCTATCGTGCTTGCCCTGAGACTGCAAAAA AGATTTGTGAACTTCTTCAGAGAGAAATATAAGCGTCATGTCTGTGATGCCGATCGCCTGGAGTTCATAAATGGATGGTACATCCTGGTAATTATCAGTGATGTCATGACAATCATTGGTTCAGTcctaaaaatggaaataaaagccAAG AACCTCACAAGTTATGATGTCTGCAGCATCTTACTTGGAACATCAACCTTGTTTGTCTGGGTTGGAGTCATCAGATACCTGGGATATTTTCAAACCTATAAT GTGCTAATTTTAACTATGCAAGCATCATTGCCCAAAGTGCTAAGGTTCTGTTGTTGTGCTGGGATGATTTATCTTGGCTATACTTTCTGTGGTTGGATTGTCCTCGGACCTTATCATGAAAAG TTTGAAGATCTGAACACAGTGGCtgagtgtttgttttctttggtcaATGGTGATGATATGTTTGCAACGTTTGCTCAGATCCAGCAGAAGAGCATGCTGGTGTGGCTGTTCAGTCGGCTCTATCTGTACTCCTTCATTAGTCTGTTTATATACATGATCCTCAGCCTCTTTATTGCACTCATCACTGATGCCTATGACACCATAAag AAATATCAGCGAAGTGGATTTCCAGTAACAGATCTACATGAGTTTCTCAAAGACCATGGCAGTGTTGATTATAAAAAAGAACGGACTTCCATGTCATTCATCTGCTGCTCTAGGAG acaACAGAGTGATGACAATTTGATACTTATTAACTGA